One genomic segment of Salmo trutta unplaced genomic scaffold, fSalTru1.1, whole genome shotgun sequence includes these proteins:
- the LOC115188771 gene encoding LOW QUALITY PROTEIN: WAS/WASL-interacting protein family member 1-like (The sequence of the model RefSeq protein was modified relative to this genomic sequence to represent the inferred CDS: inserted 1 base in 1 codon), which produces MPPPPPPPAPPPPPTFAVANTQKPSLSKNEAQGRNALLSDIGKGARLKKAVTNDRSQPIIDKPKGGGGGGGGGGGGGGGGGGGGGGGGGGGGGPVLGGLFAGGMPKLRSSGGNSNGGPRPPMVPPGGRSSGPRPFGGGGPSSGPPRFSGAPAFPRSSAPDLPRGRAGPPRPETPGGPPPPIPNTPRPNQSIQNRGTPPVPGGARXPSSAPAPPPPNIAGRHQGLPPPPGPIGASSGPKPSFGAPPVPSSGRPPLPPAPHPGRPSEDPWPPPPPLGGHRSSISRDGPPPPPSFNSKPPSASSSRPSIGGGGAPPLPPGRPGPPLLPPTPAGGDEHTPRLPQRNLSLNSPAPPPGRSGPLPPPPSERPPPLGKNPSGRTGPLPPPPSSGPRGGSIRSSPVPSPPNRPGAEPSRGGHRPPLPPDRPGIGGPPPPPPPMGNGFQNSHHQPVDEWEARFQFHPVSDLPVPEPYVSCQKTYPSKLSKTDGRGSDKKSRGAPPLPPIPR; this is translated from the exons atgcctcctcccccaccaccccctgcccctcccccacccccaacCTTCGCTGTG GCAAATACACAGAAGCCATCACTCAGCAAGAATGAAGCGCAAGGAAGAAACGCCTTACTGTCTGATATCGGCAAAGGTGCTCGTCTGAAGAAGGCTGTCACCAATGACAGGAGTCAACCCATCATTGACA AACCCAAAGGTGgcggaggaggtggtggaggaggaggtggtggtggaggaggaggaggaggtggaggtggaggaggaggaggaggaggaggaggtccagTACTAGGAGGTCTCTTTGCAGGAGGCATGCCCAAGCTTCGGTCCTCAGGAGGGAACAGCAACG GAGGCCCTAGGCCCCCCATGGTACCTCCAGGAGGCCGTTCCTCAGGACCCAGACCGTTTGGTGGTGGGGGCCCCTCCTCTGGCCCTCCACGGTTCTCAGGGGCCCCAGCCTTTCCCCGGAGCAGCGCCCCCGACCTCCCCAGGGGACGGGCAGGCCCCCCGCGACCAGAGACCCCTGGCGgaccccctccccccatccccAACACCCCACGGCCAAACCAGAGCATCCAGAACCGAGGGACCCCGCCTGTTCCAGGAGGAGCCC ATCCCAGCTCAGCGCCGGCCCCTCCACCACCCAACATTGCAGGCAGACACCAAGGCCTGCCCCCTCCCCCTGGCCCTATAGGGGCCTCGTCTGGGCCAAAACCCTCCTTTGGGGCCCCTCCGGTTCCCAGTAGTGGACGTCCCCCTCTACCCCCAGCCCCCCACCCTGGCAGACCCTCGGAGGACCCctggcccccacccccacccctggGGGGCCACCGGTCCTCCATATCCAGAGATGGACCCCCACCGCCACCATCTTTCAACTCCAAGCCCCCCAGCGCGTCTTCCTCTCGGCCCTCCATCGGCGGTGGTGgagctccccctctccctcctggcAGACCGGGCCCTCCACTGCTGCCCCCAACGCCTGCGGGAGGAGACGAACACACCCCCAGACTACCACAGAGGAACCTTTCACTCAACTCGCCGGCGCCCCCACCTGGCCGTTCAGGGCCACTGCCACCCCCTCCCAGTGAGAGGCCGCCCCCTCTGGGTAAAAACCCCTCAGGACGGACGG GCccgctccctccccctccctcctcaggTCCACGTGGAGGCAGTATAAGGTCATCTCCAGTCCCCTCACCTCCTAACCGCCCGGGAGCAGAGCCCTCCCGTGGGGGACACCGGCCCCCGCTCCCCCCAGACCGACCGGGAATAGGAggccctcctcccccacctccccccatGGGCAACGGCTTCCAGAACTCCCATCACCAACCCGTTG aTGAGTGGGAGGCCCGGTTCCAGTTCCACCCTGTCTCAGACCTCCCTGTCCCAGAGCCTTACGTGTCCTGTCAGAAGACATACCCCAGCAAGTTGTCCAAGACTGACGGCAGAG GTTCGGATAAAAAGTCCAGGGGTGCACCCCCACTACCCCCTATCCCCAGGTGA